In one Methylocaldum szegediense genomic region, the following are encoded:
- the hemF gene encoding oxygen-dependent coproporphyrinogen oxidase — translation MNTPDILQVKAYLQELQDRICRALENEEPESRFLEDLWQHSGGGGGRTRVLRGGKTFEQGGVNFSHVFGRNLPPSATAHRPELAGRTFQAVGVSLVIHPLNPYVPTSHANVRFFLAEKENEPPVWWFGGGFDLTPYYPFEEDVIYWHTVARDACLPFGEDVYPRFKRWCDEYFFLKHRNETRGVGGLFFDDLNEWGFDRCFDFLRSVGDHYLKAYLPIVQKRKNTPYGERERDFQLYRRGRYVEFNLVYDRGTLFGLQSGGRTESILMSLPPVAHWRYNWKPQEGCAEDNLYKNYLKPREWL, via the coding sequence ATGAACACACCCGATATCTTACAGGTTAAAGCTTATCTTCAAGAACTTCAGGACAGGATCTGCCGCGCCCTTGAAAATGAGGAGCCGGAGAGCCGCTTTCTGGAGGACCTTTGGCAACACAGCGGAGGCGGCGGCGGAAGAACGCGCGTGCTACGCGGCGGAAAAACCTTCGAACAAGGCGGCGTCAACTTCTCCCACGTGTTCGGCCGGAACCTTCCTCCCTCCGCTACGGCTCATCGGCCCGAGCTCGCCGGCCGGACATTCCAGGCCGTGGGCGTGTCCCTGGTCATTCACCCTTTGAACCCATATGTCCCAACCTCTCACGCTAATGTCCGTTTTTTTCTCGCGGAAAAGGAAAACGAGCCGCCGGTTTGGTGGTTCGGCGGTGGCTTCGATCTCACGCCTTATTATCCGTTCGAAGAAGATGTGATTTATTGGCACACAGTCGCCCGCGACGCTTGTTTGCCTTTCGGGGAAGACGTTTATCCCAGATTCAAGCGGTGGTGCGATGAATACTTTTTCCTGAAGCACCGCAATGAAACGCGGGGCGTCGGAGGGCTATTTTTTGATGATCTCAACGAGTGGGGATTCGATCGCTGCTTCGACTTCCTGCGTAGCGTAGGCGACCATTACCTAAAGGCCTATCTACCGATTGTCCAGAAACGGAAGAACACGCCCTACGGAGAACGGGAGCGCGATTTCCAACTCTATCGGCGCGGAAGATATGTCGAATTCAATCTGGTTTATGATCGCGGAACATTGTTCGGACTGCAGTCGGGGGGAAGAACAGAGTCGATTTTGATGTCTTTACCCCCCGTCGCGCATTGGCGCTACAACTGG
- the cmoB gene encoding tRNA 5-methoxyuridine(34)/uridine 5-oxyacetic acid(34) synthase CmoB yields the protein MSHLDVIGTVYSGLFSRPSQPRLRPWLERLPSQLNEVFDVARNGNWPAWRSVLADLPEISASEVDLNADCIFIDGGCSEEVRTRIEQLLRRLHPWRKGPYTIHGIHIDTEWRSDLKWNRLKDHIQPLEGRTVLDVGCGNGYHAWRMVGGGAELVIGIDPTLLSVVQFLTVRHFAGDFPVYVLPLGIEDVPQGLRAFDTVFSMGVLYHRRSPLDHLLELKACLRSGGELVLETLVIDGGAGQVLVPEDRYAQMRNVWFIPSCPTLLSWLKRCGYRNGRVVDISKTTAAEQRSTDWMRFQSLPDFLDPVNPALTIEGLPAPIRAVFIAESP from the coding sequence ATGTCTCATCTTGATGTGATTGGCACAGTTTATTCCGGTCTCTTCTCGAGACCTAGCCAACCGCGATTGCGTCCCTGGTTGGAGCGTTTACCGTCGCAGTTGAACGAGGTTTTTGATGTCGCGAGGAACGGCAATTGGCCAGCTTGGCGGTCCGTGCTCGCTGACTTGCCTGAAATCTCTGCGTCCGAAGTCGATCTGAATGCCGATTGTATTTTTATCGACGGAGGGTGCAGTGAGGAAGTGCGAACGCGAATCGAGCAATTGCTGCGCCGCCTTCATCCGTGGCGGAAAGGGCCGTACACCATCCACGGCATTCATATCGATACCGAGTGGCGTTCCGACCTGAAATGGAACAGGCTCAAAGACCACATACAGCCGCTTGAAGGTCGGACGGTGCTGGATGTGGGCTGCGGGAACGGGTATCACGCCTGGCGGATGGTCGGGGGCGGTGCCGAGTTGGTGATCGGCATCGACCCAACGCTGCTGAGTGTCGTGCAATTTCTGACGGTCCGCCACTTTGCTGGCGATTTCCCGGTTTATGTGCTTCCTCTGGGTATCGAGGATGTTCCGCAGGGCCTTCGGGCCTTCGATACAGTTTTCTCGATGGGGGTGCTTTACCATCGACGTTCGCCTTTGGATCATCTTCTGGAACTCAAGGCTTGTCTTCGATCCGGCGGTGAATTGGTGCTGGAGACTTTGGTCATCGACGGCGGAGCGGGGCAGGTTTTGGTGCCAGAAGATCGCTATGCTCAGATGCGCAATGTATGGTTCATTCCGTCATGCCCTACCTTGCTGTCGTGGCTGAAACGATGCGGTTACCGGAATGGCCGGGTTGTCGACATCAGCAAGACCACTGCCGCCGAACAACGCTCCACAGACTGGATGCGTTTCCAGTCGTTGCCCGATTTTTTAGATCCGGTCAATCCGGCACTGACGATCGAGGGCTTGCCGGCTCCGATTCGGGCAGTGTTTATCGCGGAGAGCCCATAG
- the rimO gene encoding 30S ribosomal protein S12 methylthiotransferase RimO — MKTPRIGFVSLGCPKALVDSERILTKLRAEGYSLVPTYQDADLVVVNTCGFIDAAVEESLEAIGEALRENGKVIVTGCLGVRESEIRARHPQVLKVTGAHAYEEVVEAVHEHLPPLHDPFVDLLPPEGIKLTPRHYAYLKISEGCNHRCTFCIIPSLRGNLVSRPIGEVMAEAERLVAAGVKELLVVSQDTSAYGVDLKHRTDFWGGRPLKTRFYDLAKALAELGVWVRMHYVYPYPHVDDVIPLMAEGKILPYLDIPFQHASARILKLMKRPAAAENILSRIAEWRRICPELVLRSTFIVGFPGETEADFEQLLAFLQEAQLDRVGCFTYSPVKGAAANNLPDPVPEAVKEERLARFMAAQAEISASRLQSKIGRRETVLVDEVVEEGAVARSRADAPEIDGQVFIDGATHLKVGDWAEVIFEEADDHDLWAHLADH, encoded by the coding sequence ATGAAAACACCCCGTATTGGTTTTGTCAGCCTTGGATGTCCAAAGGCGCTGGTAGATAGTGAGCGCATTTTGACCAAGCTGCGCGCCGAAGGTTATAGCCTCGTTCCAACCTATCAAGACGCCGATCTTGTTGTCGTAAACACTTGCGGGTTCATCGATGCCGCGGTCGAGGAATCGCTGGAGGCAATAGGCGAGGCTTTGAGAGAGAACGGAAAAGTCATCGTGACGGGTTGCCTGGGCGTTAGAGAGAGCGAGATTCGCGCTCGTCATCCTCAAGTGCTGAAAGTGACGGGAGCCCATGCCTATGAGGAGGTCGTCGAGGCGGTGCATGAGCATCTGCCGCCGCTTCACGATCCCTTTGTCGATCTGCTGCCGCCAGAAGGCATTAAGCTGACGCCTCGCCATTATGCGTACCTCAAGATTTCCGAGGGCTGCAATCATCGCTGTACGTTCTGCATCATTCCGAGCCTGCGCGGCAATCTGGTTAGCCGCCCTATTGGTGAGGTGATGGCTGAGGCGGAACGCCTGGTCGCGGCAGGGGTGAAGGAACTGCTCGTGGTGTCTCAGGATACCAGCGCTTACGGAGTCGATTTGAAGCATCGGACCGACTTTTGGGGCGGGCGTCCGCTCAAGACTCGTTTTTACGATCTGGCCAAGGCCTTGGCGGAACTCGGGGTTTGGGTGCGCATGCACTATGTGTACCCGTATCCGCATGTGGATGACGTCATTCCGCTCATGGCCGAAGGGAAAATCCTGCCGTATCTGGATATTCCGTTCCAGCACGCCAGTGCTCGAATTCTGAAGCTGATGAAGCGCCCGGCGGCGGCCGAGAATATTCTGAGCCGGATCGCAGAGTGGCGGAGAATATGCCCGGAACTCGTGCTTCGCAGCACGTTTATCGTCGGTTTTCCCGGGGAAACCGAAGCCGATTTCGAGCAACTCCTCGCTTTTTTGCAGGAAGCGCAACTCGATCGGGTTGGCTGTTTTACCTATTCACCGGTCAAGGGCGCGGCCGCCAACAATTTGCCCGATCCAGTGCCAGAAGCCGTGAAGGAAGAACGTCTCGCTCGGTTTATGGCGGCGCAGGCCGAAATCAGCGCTAGCCGACTGCAATCCAAAATTGGACGGCGGGAAACGGTTCTAGTCGATGAAGTCGTGGAAGAAGGCGCGGTCGCTCGCAGCCGGGCCGATGCGCCGGAGATCGACGGTCAGGTGTTTATCGACGGTGCGACTCATCTGAAAGTCGGGGACTGGGCGGAAGTGATTTTCGAGGAAGCCGATGACCACGATTTGTGGGCCCACCTGGCCGATCATTAA
- a CDS encoding FKBP-type peptidyl-prolyl cis-trans isomerase, which produces MQVSPRKVVHIHYTLTSDDGDILDSSRGQGPLAYIHGMGNIIPGLENALTGRSVGDKFTVSIPPEEAYGLRDDDLVQSVPKTAFEEGQEILPGMQFHAQSPEGLQLLTVIGVDDDEVILDGNHPMAGLTLNFEVEITGIRDATPEELDHGHVHGPGGHHHS; this is translated from the coding sequence ATGCAAGTCTCACCCCGCAAAGTGGTTCATATCCACTACACCCTCACCAGTGATGACGGCGACATCCTCGACAGCTCAAGGGGTCAAGGTCCTTTGGCCTATATTCACGGAATGGGCAACATCATTCCCGGGCTGGAAAACGCTTTGACCGGTCGATCTGTGGGCGACAAGTTCACAGTCAGCATCCCGCCTGAAGAAGCGTACGGCCTGCGCGACGACGATCTCGTACAGTCGGTACCGAAAACCGCTTTTGAAGAAGGTCAGGAGATATTGCCGGGCATGCAATTCCATGCCCAGTCTCCGGAAGGGCTTCAGCTGCTGACGGTGATCGGCGTGGATGACGATGAGGTTATCCTAGACGGCAATCATCCGATGGCCGGTCTGACCTTGAATTTCGAGGTCGAAATCACTGGGATCCGCGATGCCACACCCGAGGAGCTGGATCACGGCCATGTCCATGGCCCGGGTGGACACCACCACAGCTAG
- the pcnB gene encoding polynucleotide adenylyltransferase PcnB, whose product MSARIYPRSEHMISRSMISGNALKVLYRLKKSGHQAYLVGGCVRDLLLGREPKDFDVVTSAHPEEIRTIFRNCRLIGRRFRLAHVHFGDEIIEVATFRGLAGEDSSEGRVIENGRILRDNVYGTIEEDAFRRDFTVNALYYNIADFSVVDYVGGMEDHKAGVLRLIGDPEQRYREDPVRMLRAIRFSVKLGFTIHPSCAEPIRRLSHLLREIPPARLYEEVLKLFLSGYAVQTFEQLRQFGLFAVLFPETETCLAKEQQGFPLTFLAKALERTDQRIQEGKPVAPYFLFAALLWEPVRSRAQARVDAGENDIMAYQEAAGEVIGAQVRHTAMPRTVSQPAREVWALQPRFERILGSRPFRLLSHPRFRAAYDFLLIRAETGEAEPSLAQWWTRFQQADEAERKAMTSPGRRRSGRSRSRKRRVRTEPPANVSV is encoded by the coding sequence GTGAGTGCCAGGATTTATCCGCGATCCGAACACATGATTTCCCGCTCGATGATCAGCGGTAACGCACTAAAGGTGCTGTATCGCCTAAAGAAATCGGGGCATCAGGCGTATTTGGTCGGCGGTTGCGTGCGCGACTTACTTTTGGGGCGCGAGCCGAAGGATTTCGACGTCGTCACCAGCGCACATCCCGAAGAGATTAGGACGATCTTTCGTAATTGCCGTTTGATCGGGCGGCGCTTTCGCCTCGCGCATGTGCACTTCGGGGATGAAATTATTGAAGTGGCCACCTTTCGAGGACTAGCAGGTGAGGATAGCTCTGAGGGGCGCGTCATAGAGAACGGCCGCATTTTGAGGGACAACGTCTACGGAACCATCGAAGAAGACGCTTTCCGCCGAGATTTTACGGTCAACGCGTTGTATTACAACATCGCCGACTTTTCTGTAGTTGATTACGTCGGCGGCATGGAGGACCACAAGGCCGGTGTGCTGAGACTGATCGGTGATCCGGAACAGCGGTATCGGGAAGATCCGGTGAGGATGCTTCGAGCGATACGTTTCTCGGTCAAACTTGGTTTCACCATTCATCCCAGTTGCGCCGAACCGATCAGACGGCTCTCCCATTTGCTGCGAGAAATCCCACCAGCCCGTCTTTACGAAGAAGTTCTGAAGCTGTTCTTATCCGGATACGCCGTACAGACTTTCGAACAGCTCCGGCAATTCGGGTTGTTTGCGGTGCTGTTTCCAGAGACGGAGACATGTCTGGCCAAGGAGCAGCAGGGTTTTCCTCTGACCTTTTTGGCGAAAGCCCTGGAGCGTACCGACCAGAGAATTCAGGAAGGCAAACCGGTGGCGCCGTATTTTCTGTTCGCGGCTTTACTGTGGGAGCCTGTGCGGTCGAGGGCCCAAGCCCGAGTCGACGCAGGTGAAAACGATATTATGGCTTACCAAGAAGCCGCAGGCGAGGTGATCGGAGCTCAAGTCCGGCATACCGCTATGCCGCGGACCGTCAGCCAGCCAGCACGCGAGGTATGGGCGCTGCAGCCGCGGTTTGAGCGGATTCTCGGTTCAAGGCCGTTCCGCTTGCTGAGTCACCCTCGTTTCCGTGCTGCGTATGATTTTCTGTTAATCCGGGCGGAGACGGGCGAAGCCGAGCCTTCGCTCGCTCAGTGGTGGACTCGATTCCAACAGGCGGACGAAGCCGAACGCAAGGCCATGACGAGTCCGGGTCGGCGTCGCTCTGGCCGGTCGCGGTCACGCAAACGCAGGGTTCGTACTGAACCTCCCGCCAATGTGTCCGTCTGA
- the folK gene encoding 2-amino-4-hydroxy-6-hydroxymethyldihydropteridine diphosphokinase has protein sequence MCPSDCSKRLSKVVAYIGLGANLGDPVMTIESARSAVSRIADVRELAFSSLYRSTPMGPADQPDYVNAVMAVETTLAPLALLRELQIIETSYGRVRTGERWGPRTLDLDLLLYGDETIVSDVLTVPHPGIADREFVLYPLAEIAPDLDIPGRGPLADLVSKCPQRGLKVIEHA, from the coding sequence ATGTGTCCGTCTGATTGTTCAAAGCGGCTCAGCAAAGTGGTGGCCTATATTGGTCTAGGGGCCAATTTGGGTGACCCCGTGATGACCATCGAGTCGGCGCGGTCGGCCGTGAGTCGGATTGCAGATGTTCGGGAATTGGCTTTTTCAAGCCTATACCGCAGTACGCCGATGGGGCCTGCCGATCAACCCGACTATGTCAATGCCGTGATGGCGGTCGAGACAACATTAGCACCCCTGGCATTGTTGCGCGAACTCCAGATCATAGAAACCTCCTACGGACGGGTACGCACGGGTGAGCGCTGGGGACCTCGTACGCTGGATTTGGATCTCTTGCTGTACGGCGACGAAACCATAGTGAGCGATGTGTTGACCGTACCTCATCCGGGGATCGCGGACCGCGAATTCGTGCTCTATCCGCTCGCGGAGATCGCGCCGGACCTCGATATTCCCGGCCGGGGACCGCTGGCCGATCTGGTTAGCAAATGTCCGCAACGAGGATTGAAGGTGATTGAGCATGCCTGA
- the panB gene encoding 3-methyl-2-oxobutanoate hydroxymethyltransferase — protein MPDALKALTIPDLAEMKANDKKIVALTAYDASFARILDEAGVDLVLVGDSLGMVVQGQPTTLPVTLSDMVYHTRCAARGVRRAILAVDMPFASYSGPAQAIDSAARLIRAGAHMVKLEGGQKRAETVRALVEQSIPVCGHLGLLPQSVHQVGGYLVQGKDEKAAQAILQDAIVLQEAGASLLVLECVPATLAAEITAALDIPTIGIGAGPDCSGQILVLYDMLGITPGKRPRFSRNFLQGVEDIPSAIRAYVEDVRAGRFPTSEHSF, from the coding sequence ATGCCTGACGCGCTCAAGGCTTTGACGATTCCGGACCTGGCGGAAATGAAGGCGAATGATAAGAAAATCGTCGCGCTTACCGCATACGATGCCAGTTTTGCCAGGATTCTGGACGAGGCCGGGGTCGATCTTGTATTGGTCGGCGATTCCTTAGGGATGGTTGTGCAAGGCCAGCCGACGACACTGCCGGTGACCCTGAGCGACATGGTTTACCATACCCGGTGTGCGGCGCGCGGCGTCCGCCGCGCGATATTGGCGGTGGATATGCCGTTTGCCAGTTATTCCGGGCCAGCGCAGGCGATCGATAGTGCCGCTCGTCTGATCCGGGCCGGAGCGCATATGGTTAAGCTCGAGGGGGGGCAAAAACGGGCGGAGACCGTTCGTGCCCTGGTCGAACAGAGTATCCCGGTGTGCGGGCATTTGGGATTGCTGCCCCAATCGGTCCATCAGGTCGGCGGCTATCTGGTACAGGGAAAGGACGAGAAAGCCGCGCAAGCGATCCTTCAGGATGCCATTGTTCTTCAGGAAGCCGGTGCCAGCCTTTTGGTGCTCGAATGTGTGCCGGCGACCTTGGCCGCCGAGATTACCGCGGCTCTCGATATTCCAACGATCGGCATAGGGGCTGGTCCGGACTGCAGCGGTCAGATTCTCGTGTTATACGACATGCTCGGGATTACGCCGGGTAAGCGGCCTAGGTTTTCTCGAAACTTTCTTCAAGGCGTAGAAGATATTCCGTCGGCTATCCGCGCTTATGTGGAGGATGTGAGAGCGGGTCGGTTCCCGACCTCGGAACACAGTTTCTAG
- the panC gene encoding pantoate--beta-alanine ligase: protein MLIIDSVAALRETVRGWRLKELSVAFVPTMGNLHEGHLHLVREAKRLADRVVVSVFVNPTQFSPGEDFDAYPRTPAADAEKLRGVATDLLFMPSAGELYPAGLGATTFVEVPVLSDELCGRFRPGHFRGVATIVCKLFNLVQPDVALFGEKDYQQLLIIRRMAADLDFPVRIHAVPTVREASGLALSSRNTYLTTEQKEQAALLYRCLCRAAEAIRRGELDFERIERQQIETLQAAGFRPDYFSVRRETDLAPAGPEDSCLVILAAAWLGKARLIDNVRLTRELSR, encoded by the coding sequence ATGCTGATTATCGACTCTGTCGCTGCTCTGCGTGAAACCGTTCGGGGGTGGCGTTTGAAAGAACTTTCGGTGGCTTTCGTGCCGACGATGGGAAACCTGCATGAAGGGCATTTGCATCTGGTTCGTGAAGCAAAGCGACTCGCCGATCGCGTGGTGGTGAGCGTTTTCGTCAATCCAACACAATTCTCTCCGGGCGAGGACTTCGATGCCTATCCGCGTACGCCCGCAGCAGATGCGGAAAAGCTTCGCGGCGTTGCGACCGATCTCTTGTTCATGCCTTCGGCAGGCGAACTGTATCCGGCGGGTTTGGGTGCGACGACGTTCGTCGAGGTGCCGGTATTATCGGATGAGCTCTGCGGACGTTTCAGACCGGGGCATTTCCGGGGCGTCGCCACCATCGTCTGTAAGCTTTTTAACCTGGTGCAGCCAGATGTCGCGCTGTTCGGCGAGAAGGACTACCAGCAGTTGTTGATCATTCGGCGCATGGCGGCGGATCTCGATTTTCCCGTGCGAATTCACGCTGTCCCGACCGTTAGAGAGGCCAGCGGCTTGGCGCTGAGTTCTCGAAATACGTATCTCACGACTGAGCAGAAGGAGCAGGCGGCTCTCCTATATCGCTGTCTGTGCCGCGCAGCTGAGGCCATCCGTCGTGGAGAACTGGATTTTGAGCGTATCGAACGGCAGCAGATCGAGACCTTGCAAGCGGCCGGATTTCGCCCCGATTATTTCAGCGTCCGCCGCGAAACCGATCTGGCGCCAGCAGGACCGGAGGATTCTTGTCTCGTTATTCTGGCCGCAGCTTGGCTGGGTAAAGCTCGCCTAATCGATAACGTCCGGTTGACTCGTGAGCTGAGTCGGTAA